A window from Danio aesculapii chromosome 6, fDanAes4.1, whole genome shotgun sequence encodes these proteins:
- the tmt1a.3 gene encoding methyltransferase-like protein 7A, which produces MSLFMNALAFICKVLTLPLFVGERVGLLSFYKRVYPRLLSSFTIAYNDLMNDKKRELFRNLERFQPSKGSLRILEVGCGSGANFEHYPTGSKITCTDPNPHFKTYLEESMAKNEHLVYDSFIVASGENLQGVEDSSVDAVVCTLVLCSVKDTNKVLQEAKRVLRPGGAFFFLEHVVSDPSTWAYFFQHVLQPFWYYLQDGCEAIRATWKDIDTAGFSDVKLRHIQAPLFFMIKPHIIGYAVK; this is translated from the exons ATGTCGCTGTTTATGAACGCTCTCGCTTTTATATGTAAAGTCCTCACACTGCCGCTGTTCGTCGGGGAGCGGGTGGGACTTTTGTCTTTCTACAAACGCGTTTACCCCCGACTTTTGAGTAGTTTCACGATAGCGTACAATGACCTAATGAATGACAAGAAACGGGAACTATTCCGAAACCTGGAGCGATTTCAGCCCTCAAAAGGCTCTCTGCGCATCCTGGAGGTGGGCTGCGGATCCGGGGCGAACTTCGAGCACTACCCGACTGGCTCAAAGATCACCTGCACAGACCCCAACCCGCATTTTAAGACATACCTGGAGGAAAGCATGGCGAAGAACGAGCACCTGGTGTACGACAGCTTCATCGTGGCTTCAGGGGAGAATCTGCAGGGGGTGGAGGACAGCTCGGTGGATGCTGTGGTTTGCACTCTGGTTCTGTGCTCGGTCAAAGACACCAACAAAGTTCTGCAGGAGGCAAAGAGGGTCCTGAGGCCT GGTGGAGCATTTTTCTTCCTTGAGCATGTGGTGTCAGACCCTTCAACATGGGCTTACTTTTTTCAGCATGTTCTTCAGCCATTTTG GTACTACCTTCAAGATGGATGTGAAGCAATCCGTGCTACATGGAAAGACATTGACACTGCTGGATTTTCAGATGTGAAGCTACGCCACATTCAAGCTCCTCTGTTTTTTATGATCAAACCACATATCATTGGTTATgcagtaaaataa
- the LOC130230899 gene encoding N6-adenosine-methyltransferase TMT1A-like, which produces MSRFMNVCALSFKVLILPLYIAEHVGLLAFFKRVFPMIQYKATDWYNNKMNDKKRELFRNLERFQPSKGSLRILEVGCGSGANFEHYPTGSKITCTDPNQHFKKYLEKSMEKNEHLVYDSFIVASGENLQGVEDSSVDAVVCTLVLCSVKDTNKVLQEARRVLRPGGAFFFLEHVVSDPSTWAYFFQHVLAPLWYFFGDGCEVTRATWKHIEAAGFSDVKLHHIQAPLFFMLKPHIVGHAVK; this is translated from the exons atgtcGCGGTTTATGAACGTATGCGCTCTTTCATTTAAAGTCCTCATTCTCCCGTTGTATATCGCGGAGCACGTCGGACTTTTGGCTTTCTTCAAACGCGTCTTTCCTATGATTCAATATAAAGCCACGGACTGGTACAATAACAAGATGAACGACAAGAAACGGGAACTATTCCGAAACCTGGAGCGATTTCAGCCATCAAAAGGCTCTCTGCGCATCCTGGAGGTGGGCTGCGGATCCGGGGCTAACTTCGAGCACTACCCGACGGGCTCCAAGATCACCTGCACAGACCCCAACCAGCATTTCAAGAAATACCTGGAGAAAAGTATGGAGAAAAACGAGCACCTGGTCTACGACAGCTTCATAGTGGCGTCGGGGGAGAATCTGCAAGGGGTGGAGGACAGCTCGGTGGATGCTGTGGTTTGCACTCTGGTTCTGTGCTCGGTCAAAGACACCAACAAAGTTCTGCAGGAGGCAAGGAGGGTCCTGAGGCCT ggtgGAGCATTTTTCTTCCTTGAGCACGTGGTGTCAGACCCTTCAACCTGGGCTTACTTTTTTCAACATGTTCTTGCGCCATTATG GTACTTCTTTGGCGATGGCTGTGAAGTAACCCGTGCTACATGGAAGCACATTGAGGCTGCTGGATTTTCAGATGTAAAGTTACACCACATTCAAGCTCCTCTGTTTTTCATGCTCAAACCACACATCGTTGGCCATGCGGTCAAATAA